In Mixophyes fleayi isolate aMixFle1 chromosome 4, aMixFle1.hap1, whole genome shotgun sequence, the following proteins share a genomic window:
- the CD36 gene encoding platelet glycoprotein 4 → MSCCNKKCWLIAGSIIGGLLAILGGVLMPVGDMIIEDKIDEEAVIEEGTIAYDNWLVTGSPVYRHFWIFQVLNPDEILNAGKPRLQQKGPYTYLVRHLPKSNVTQNPNHTVYFQQPNNAIFQPLMSVGSEEEVLTVLNIAVAAAPAIFPTVQGLLNSFIKNSNSSLFQRRSVKELLWGYVDPFLQAIPDIILADKTTGVFYPYNGTADGPFIVFNGKDDISKVNLINKYKGESTLSYWKDEYCNMINGTDAASFPPFIDKKKPLYFFSSEICRSIYGIFEKEYMQKGIKLYRFIVPSKALASPVENPDNHCYCTEMELSRNCTAAGVLDLRSCQGGKPVFLSLPHFLHASQFLVDSVIGLKPNEEEHQTFVDVEPVTGFTMHFAKRLQVNIMFQPTDKIDVMSNLQSEFVFPVLWLNETAIIGEESAKTFKSGVTTPMKVLEVIQILFLCLGIVLFLACSITLCVRRSKERKA, encoded by the exons ATGTCCTGCTGCAATAAAAAATGCTGGTTAATAGCGGGATCTATTATTGGTGGACTGCTGGCTATTCTTGGAGGAGTCCTTATGCCTGTGGGAGATATGATTATTGAAGACAAAATAGATGAG GAAGCAGTCATTGAAGAAGGAACTATTGCCTATGACAACTGGCTGGTGACGGGAAGTCCTGTCTATAGGCACTTTTGGATTTTTCAAGTATTGAATCCAGACGAAATCTTAAATGCTGGAAAACCAAGATTACAGCAAAAAGGGCCTTACACATATTT AGTCCGGCATCTGCCTAAATCCAATGTGACACAGAACCCTAATCATACTGTGTATTTTCAACAACCAAATAATGCGATTTTTCAGCCACTCATGTCTGTTGGATCTGAAGAAGAGGTTCTTACAGTTCTAAATATTGCTGTTGCT gctGCCCCTGCCATATTTCCAACTGTACAAGGATTATTAAATAGTTTTATAAAGAACTCTAATTCATCGTTGTTCCAACGCAGAAGTGTTAAAGAGCTGTTGTGGGGCTACGTTGATCCCTTTTTGCAAGCAATACCAGATATCATTCTTGCAGACAAAACAACTGGCGTGTTCTATCCG TACAATGGAACAGCAGATGGGCCTTTCATAGTGTTTAATGGGAAGGATGACATCAGTAAAGTTAACTTAATTAACAAATACAAAGGAGAAAG CACACTCTCTTACTGGAAGGATGAATACTGTAACATGATAAATGGGACAG ATGCAGCCTCTTTTCCTCCTTTCATTGATAAAAAGAAGCCTTTATATTTCTTTTCCTCTGAAATCTGCAG ATCTATTTATGGAATATTTGAAAAAGAATATATGCAAAAAGGAATTAAACTGTATCGATTTATAGTGCCAAGCAAAGCACTCGCCTCGCCAGTGGAAAATCCAGACAACCATTGTTATTGCACAGAAATGGAGCTCTCTAGAAATTGCACTGCTGCTGGTGTGTTGGATCTTCGATCCTGCCAAGGGG gaAAGCCCGTTTTTCTTTCACTGCCCCATTTCTTGCATGCAAGTCAATTCCTTGTGGACTCCGTGATTGGCCTGAAACCCAATGAAGAAGAACATCAGACTTTTGTAGACGTTGAGCCC GTAACTGGATTCACTATGCATTTTGCAAAAAGATTACAGGTCAATATAATGTTTCAGCCAACAGACAAAATAGA TGTTATGTCTAATCTCCAGTCAGAATTTGTGTTTCCTGTTTTGTGGTTAAATGAG actGCTATTATTGGTGAGGAGTCAGCAAAAACATTTAAATCAGGTGTAACTACCCCAATGAAGGTGTTGGaggttatacagatattatttcttTGTCTTGGAATTGTCTTATTCCTTGCTTGCTCCATAACACTTTGTGTCAGAAGATCCAAAGAGAG GAAAGCTTAA